The following are encoded together in the Salvia hispanica cultivar TCC Black 2014 chromosome 6, UniMelb_Shisp_WGS_1.0, whole genome shotgun sequence genome:
- the LOC125193863 gene encoding protein JINGUBANG-like, with product MMNNSDSSPPKRATFSSWLSSDPFLFRGAGQRSFRYLPAPSLESHHHTRLLGSLIRKEGHIYSLAASGDLLYTGSESKSIRVWKNQKEFSGFKSNSGLVKAIIISGERIFSGHQDGKIRIWKASRKDPMFHKRVGTMPTLRSMIKISFNPSNHVRKAHIDAISCLSLSEDKSLLYSASWDKTFKVWRISDSKCLESVTAHDDAVNALVAACDGFVFTGSADGTVKVWRRQVVGRKTKHFLTQTLLNLDCAVTALTVDPSGRFLYCGSSDGLVNYWECGTFLCHGGVLRGHKLAVLCLATVGKLALSGSADTNVCVWRRDGGEHVCLSVLTGHSGPVKCLAAEEEDSEDEMGAYWRIGGGRNYILYSGSSDKSVKIWKVTQAPRAPPRLPSRPYRQMADFLYGASTCKIAAAEQDHARPMFNQAS from the coding sequence ATGATGAACAACTCAGATTCCAGCCCCCCAAAAAGGGCAACATTCTCCAGCTGGCTCAGTTCGGATCCCTTCCTCTTCCGGGGGGCGGGGCAGAGAAGCTTCCGCTACCTCCCCGCCCCCTCCTTGGAATCTCATCATCACACGCGTCTGCTCGGCTCCCTCATCCGTAAAGAGGGCCACATTTACTCCCTTGCTGCCTCTGGCGACCTCCTCTACACGGGCTCCGAGAGCAAGAGCATCCGGGTCTGGAAGAATCAGAAGGAATTCTCCGGCTTCAAATCCAACTCCGGTCTCGTTAAGGCCATCATCATCTCCGGAGAACGGATCTTCTCCGGTCACCAGGACGGCAAGATCCGAATCTGGAAGGCCTCGCGCAAGGATCCCATGTTCCACAAGCGCGTGGGCACAATGCCGACCTTGCGATCGATGATCAAGATCTCCTTCAATCCCAGTAACCACGTTCGAAAAGCGCACATCGACGCCATCTCATGCCTCAGCCTGAGCGAGGACAAATCCTTGCTCTACTCCGCTTCCTGGGATAAGACCTTCAAGGTATGGAGGATCTCCGACTCCAAATGCCTCGAGTCTGTCACGGCGCATGATGACGCCGTGAACGCCCTCGTCGCCGCATGCGACGGCTTCGTGTTCACGGGGTCGGCGGACGGCACCGTTAAGGTGTGGCGGAGGCAGGTGGTGGGGCGGAAGACGAAGCATTTCCTGACACAGACGCTGCTGAATCTGGACTGCGCCGTGACGGCGCTGACCGTGGACCCCTCCGGCAGGTTCCTCTACTGCGGGTCGTCGGACGGCCTCGTGAACTACTGGGAGTGCGGGACTTTTTTATGCCACGGCGGGGTGCTGCGGGGCCACAAGCTGGCGGTGCTGTGCCTGGCGACAGTGGGGAAGTTGGCGCTGAGCGGGTCGGCGGACAccaatgtgtgtgtgtggaggAGGGACGGTGGGGAGCACGTATGCCTGTCGGTGCTGACGGGGCACAGCGGGCCTGTCAAGTGTCTGGCAGCTGAGGAGGAAGATTCGGAAGACGAGATGGGAGCCTACTGGCGCATTGGCGGCGGAAGGAACTATATCTTGTATAGCGGCAGCAGCGATAAGTCCGTCAAGATATGGAAGGTGACGCAGGCGCCACGAGCCCCACCGCGCCTGCCCTCTCGGCCCTATCGGCAGATGGCAGACTTTCTCTACGGAGCTTCCACCTGCAAGATTGCTGCGGCTGAGCAGGATCATGCACGTCCTATGTTTAATCAGGCTTCATGA
- the LOC125193862 gene encoding protein root UVB sensitive 4 isoform X2, which yields MNLTLHAHTNSPLYCTRYDPIRPAKPIDPKTSLKPLAVSKPSSIPFKFNHEYQDEQKIKPLHFAQESPKKFDLPVVVHRSGTILRYFWDGNEMQLVSVGGVTQFSIWNFSSLGRVCGVAIRNFFLPREVNENYMEYVKWKFLHRVFSSALQVLATQAMFRAIGMGYSRSLPSAAALNWVLKDGLGRLSRCIYTASLASDFDTNLKRVRFSTSILFSLSIGVELLTPAYPAHFLLLATIANIAKQISLACYLSTGTAVHRSFAISDNLGEVSAKSQIQTVCFDNVGLLLAATFNILFRNNQRLLAVLPFVVYPIFSTIDLFGIYQSLKHVHLQTLTKDRLELIIKIWIQHKYIPSPAEVSEREGINIISSKGRELLPIRVGCLNHKRKIPRLSLMTLRSLKDKDFYFVCLENHSRGSRLKDHGILLSMREGAQTTDMITGLLQACYIREGLLVDMAEWENVLEACDLSDSACEWLTLIRQSKKRAEADVSEMVEKMSRLGWVCRNVLLSAREQVEAP from the exons ATGAATTTAACGTTACACGCACATACAAATTCACCACTTTATTGCACAAGATATGACCCCATCAGACCTGCAAAACCCATTGACCCTAAAACCTCTCTTAAACCCTTGGCTGTCTCAAAACCATCAAGCATCCCATTCAAATTCAACCATGAATATCAAGATGAACAAAAGATTAAACCCCTTCACTTCGCCCAAGAATCCCCTAAAAAATTCGACCTTCCTGTCGTCGTTCACCGTTCAGGGACGATTTTGAGGTACTTTTGGGATGGAAACGAGATGCAATTAGTCTCTGTTGGCGGTGTTACCCAGTTTTCTATATGGAATTTTTCGAGTTTGGGCAGAGTTTGTGGGGTTGCGATTAGGAACTTTTTTCTTCCTAGGGAAGTGAATGAGAACTACATGGAGTATGTGAAGTGGAAATTCTTGCATAGAGTTTTCAGCTCTGCTTTGCAAGTTCTTGCTACTCAG GCGATGTTTCGGGCAATAGGTATGGGTTATTCTCGCTCACTGCCATCAGCTGCAGCCCTAAATTGGGTTTTGAAGGATGGCCTTGGGCGGCTTAGTAGGTGCATTTACACTGCTAGCCTTGCTTCAGATTTTGATACTAATCTCAAG AGAGTTAGGTTCTCAACTTCTATTCTGTTTAGCCTGAGCATTGGTGTTGAGTTGCTGACTCCTGCCTACCCCGCacactttcttcttcttgcaaCGATAGCCAATATTGCTAAGCAAATAAGCCTGGCTTGCTACTTATCAACTGGT ACTGCTGTTCACAGAAGCTTTGCCATCTCAGACAATCTTGGTGAAGTTTCTGCAAAGTCCCAG ATTCAAACAGTGTGCTTTGATAATGTCGGTCTTCTGCTTGCTGCAACCTTCAACATTTTGTTCAGAAACAATCAGAG ATTGTTGGCAGTTCTACCATTTGTTGTATATCCTATCTTCTCCACCATTGACCTTTTCGGGATCTACCAATCGCTGAAACATGTTCATCTGCAAACATTGACCAAG GATAGGCTTGAGTTGATAATAAAAATCTGGATCCAGCATAAATATATCCCTTCGCCAGCTGAAGTGAGTGAGAGGGAAGGCATTAATATCATATCAAGCAAAG GCAGGGAGCTGCTGCCTATTAGAGTTGGTTGCTTGAATCACAAGAGGAAAATACCAAGGCTATCGCTGATGACATTACGATCTTTAAAAGATAAAGATTTCTACTTTGTTTGCCTGGAGAACCACAGCAGAGGATCCAGACTAAAGGAT CATGGAATTCTTCTATCTATGCGGGAAGGGGCTCAAACTACAGATATGATAACAGGATTGTTGCAG GCTTGTTACATTCGGGAGGGTCTCCTAGTTGACATGGCGGAATGGGAAAACGTTTTAGAAGCTTGCGATTTGTCAGATTCAGCGTGTGAATGGCTTACACTAATAAGACAAAGCAAGAAACGTGCAGAAGCGGATGTTAGTGAAATGGTGGAGAAGATGTCGAGACTGGGATGGGTGTGCAGAAATGTTCTTCTCAGCGCTCGGGAGCAG GTGGAAGCTCCGTAG
- the LOC125193862 gene encoding protein root UVB sensitive 4 isoform X1 has protein sequence MNLTLHAHTNSPLYCTRYDPIRPAKPIDPKTSLKPLAVSKPSSIPFKFNHEYQDEQKIKPLHFAQESPKKFDLPVVVHRSGTILRYFWDGNEMQLVSVGGVTQFSIWNFSSLGRVCGVAIRNFFLPREVNENYMEYVKWKFLHRVFSSALQVLATQAMFRAIGMGYSRSLPSAAALNWVLKDGLGRLSRCIYTASLASDFDTNLKRVRFSTSILFSLSIGVELLTPAYPAHFLLLATIANIAKQISLACYLSTGTAVHRSFAISDNLGEVSAKSQIQTVCFDNVGLLLAATFNILFRNNQRLLAVLPFVVYPIFSTIDLFGIYQSLKHVHLQTLTKDRLELIIKIWIQHKYIPSPAEVSEREGINIISSKGRELLPIRVGCLNHKRKIPRLSLMTLRSLKDKDFYFVCLENHSRGSRLKDHGILLSMREGAQTTDMITGLLQACYIREGLLVDMAEWENVLEACDLSDSACEWLTLIRQSKKRAEADVSEMVEKMSRLGWVCRNVLLSAREQARYSFMAD, from the exons ATGAATTTAACGTTACACGCACATACAAATTCACCACTTTATTGCACAAGATATGACCCCATCAGACCTGCAAAACCCATTGACCCTAAAACCTCTCTTAAACCCTTGGCTGTCTCAAAACCATCAAGCATCCCATTCAAATTCAACCATGAATATCAAGATGAACAAAAGATTAAACCCCTTCACTTCGCCCAAGAATCCCCTAAAAAATTCGACCTTCCTGTCGTCGTTCACCGTTCAGGGACGATTTTGAGGTACTTTTGGGATGGAAACGAGATGCAATTAGTCTCTGTTGGCGGTGTTACCCAGTTTTCTATATGGAATTTTTCGAGTTTGGGCAGAGTTTGTGGGGTTGCGATTAGGAACTTTTTTCTTCCTAGGGAAGTGAATGAGAACTACATGGAGTATGTGAAGTGGAAATTCTTGCATAGAGTTTTCAGCTCTGCTTTGCAAGTTCTTGCTACTCAG GCGATGTTTCGGGCAATAGGTATGGGTTATTCTCGCTCACTGCCATCAGCTGCAGCCCTAAATTGGGTTTTGAAGGATGGCCTTGGGCGGCTTAGTAGGTGCATTTACACTGCTAGCCTTGCTTCAGATTTTGATACTAATCTCAAG AGAGTTAGGTTCTCAACTTCTATTCTGTTTAGCCTGAGCATTGGTGTTGAGTTGCTGACTCCTGCCTACCCCGCacactttcttcttcttgcaaCGATAGCCAATATTGCTAAGCAAATAAGCCTGGCTTGCTACTTATCAACTGGT ACTGCTGTTCACAGAAGCTTTGCCATCTCAGACAATCTTGGTGAAGTTTCTGCAAAGTCCCAG ATTCAAACAGTGTGCTTTGATAATGTCGGTCTTCTGCTTGCTGCAACCTTCAACATTTTGTTCAGAAACAATCAGAG ATTGTTGGCAGTTCTACCATTTGTTGTATATCCTATCTTCTCCACCATTGACCTTTTCGGGATCTACCAATCGCTGAAACATGTTCATCTGCAAACATTGACCAAG GATAGGCTTGAGTTGATAATAAAAATCTGGATCCAGCATAAATATATCCCTTCGCCAGCTGAAGTGAGTGAGAGGGAAGGCATTAATATCATATCAAGCAAAG GCAGGGAGCTGCTGCCTATTAGAGTTGGTTGCTTGAATCACAAGAGGAAAATACCAAGGCTATCGCTGATGACATTACGATCTTTAAAAGATAAAGATTTCTACTTTGTTTGCCTGGAGAACCACAGCAGAGGATCCAGACTAAAGGAT CATGGAATTCTTCTATCTATGCGGGAAGGGGCTCAAACTACAGATATGATAACAGGATTGTTGCAG GCTTGTTACATTCGGGAGGGTCTCCTAGTTGACATGGCGGAATGGGAAAACGTTTTAGAAGCTTGCGATTTGTCAGATTCAGCGTGTGAATGGCTTACACTAATAAGACAAAGCAAGAAACGTGCAGAAGCGGATGTTAGTGAAATGGTGGAGAAGATGTCGAGACTGGGATGGGTGTGCAGAAATGTTCTTCTCAGCGCTCGGGAGCAGGCAAGATATAGTTTTATGGCTGATTGA